The sequence TTCTACTACGACGGCAAGACGCTGACGATTTATTCGCCGTCCACGCAGTTCTACGCCACGCTGCCCGCGCCCGACACCATCGGCGGACTGGTGCAGAAAGCGCAGGACGACTACGGGCTGGAGATGCCGCTCGCCGATCTGTTCTGGTGGGGCACGGAGAAGGCGCCGAAGACGGAGATCAAGAGCGCGACCTATGTCGGGCCTGCGTTCCTGCATGGCGAGCCCGTGGCGCAATACGTGTTCCGGCAGGGCGACGTCGACTGGCAGGTGTGGCTCGACAAGCAGGACATGCCGCGCAAGCTGGTGATCGTCGACAACACCGCGAGCGAACGGCCGGAATTCACCGCGACGCTCGATTGGAAGCCGACGGCGACCTTCGCCGACGATACGTTCGCGTTCAAGCCGTCGAACGACGCCTACGAAATCCTGTTCTTCCCGGGCACGCTGGTCGCGCAGGAGGGCACGAAATGAACACCATCCGACTCATCACGCCATTGGCTTGTGCGGCGCTGGTCGCATGCTTCGGCCTGGCCTCATCGTTCGACGTCGACGCGCAGCGCGCACGCGGCGGTGGTGGTGCGCGTGCACCTTCCAGCGTGGGACATGGCGGAGGCGGCGCACACGCTGGCGGCGCACGTGCGGGTGGCGGCCAGGCGGTCAACCATCCGCAGAACCACGGGGGCGGCAACCGCAACACCGCCAACGTCAACCGCAACACGACGAACGTCCACAACACCAACGTCAACCGGAACACCAACGTCAACGTCAACCGCGACATCAACGTCGACGTCGACAACGGCTGGGACAACCACTTCGACCATCCGGTGGCGGCCGCGGCCGCGATCGGCACGGCCGCCGCCGTGACCGCGGCGGCGATCGGCTCGATCGTGTATTCGGTGCCACCGAGCTGCGTGACCACGGTGGTCAACGGCATCGCGTACCAGCAATGCGGTTCGACGTGGTACCAGCCGCAGTACGCGGGTTCGTCGGTGCAGTACGTGGTCGTTGCGCAACCGTGACGATGGCGCTGGGTGACACCTGGCGCGAGGGCCCGGCGAAACAGGCGATCGTGGCGTTCGTCGAACGCACCACGACGCCGGGTTCGCCGGACTTCATCGCGCCGGCGGACCGCATCGCCGTGTTCGACAACGACGGCACGCTTTGGTCCGAGCAGCCGTTGTATTTCCAGTTCCTGTTCGCGCTGGATCGCGTGCGCGCACTTGCGCCGCAGCATCCGGAGTGGACGCACACCGAGCCCTTCCGCTTCGTGCTCGAAGGACATCCGGAGAAGGCGCTCGCCGGTGGGGCGGATTCGCTGCTGCCGATCGTGGAGGCGACCCACGCCGGCATGACCACCGAACAGTTCGCGCAGATCGTGCGCGACTGGATGGCCACCGCGCGCCATCCGACCAAGCATCGCCGCTACGATTCGATGGTGTTCGCGCCGATGCTGGCGCTGATGCAGTACCTGCGCGCGAACGGTTACGGCACCTGGATCGTGTCGGGCGGCGGCCAGGAGTTCCTGCGTGCATGGGTGGAAGGCATCTACGGCATTCCGCCGCAGCAGGTGATCGGCAGCTACGCGGGACTCAAGTACGCGCCGGGCGATACGCCGACGATCCTGAAGACCTCGCAACCCGAGCTTGTCGACGACCACGCGGGCAAGCCCGTCGGTATCCAGAGGTTCCTCGGGCGGCGGCCGGTGATGGCCTTCGGCAACTCCGACGGCGATTTCGAGATGCTCGAGTGGACGACGTCGGGGCGGGGGCCGCGCTTCGCGGCCATCCTGCACCACACCGACGCCGAGCGTGAGTTCGCCTACGACAAGGGGGCGCCAGCGGGTGCACTGGAGCGCGCGCTCGCGGAAGCACCGGCACGCAAGTGGGTGGTGATCGACATGGCGCGCGATTGGGGGACGGTCTACCCGTCGCACTGAACGCAGACGTTTCGACCCCGAATCGGCGACGCGCCTTTCCGGCGAATGCTGACGCGGTTCGCAGGCCCGTTTCCGCGCGTGCCCTTAGGCTTGCGGGACACGCAAGGAAACGGAGGATCAGGGATGACGATCCGCGTGTTCGTTCTCGACGACCACGTGATGGTGCGCACCGGCATCTGCATGTTGCTCGGCACGCAACCGGAACTCGATGTCGTGGGGCAGGCCGAGAGCGGCGAGGACGCGTTGCCGATGTTGCGCCGGCTGCGTCCGGACGTGCTGCTGTGCGACGTGCACCTGCCGGGCATCAGCGGCCTGGAAGTCACCGAGCGCGTGGTGCGCGGCGGCTACGGCACGCGCGTGATCGTGGTGTCGGCGCAGCAGGAAGGGCCGATGCCCCGGCGCGCGATCGAAGCCGGCGCATCGGCCTACGTCGGCAAGGCCCACGATGCGACGGAGTTGCTCCGCGCCGTGCGGGATGCGGCGCGGGGCAAGCGTTACCTCGCCAGTGGCATCGCGCAGCAGATGGCGCTGGAAGGCATCGCCGGAAACGCGCGCTCGCCGTTCGATGCGCTTTCGCCGCGGGAAATGGAAGTCGCGTTGCTGCTGATCCAGGGCTTGCGCCAGGAGGACATCGCAAAACGCTTGAGCCTGAGCGCGAAGACGATCAACACGCACAAGGCGCGTTTGTTCGAGAAGCTCGGGGTACGCGATCCCATCGCGCTCGCGCGGATGGCGAGCCGTTACGGCGTGGAGGATCCGGCCTTCGCGTGGTGACGCAAGGCCCTCCCCGCGAACGGGGAGGGCCAGGGTGGCTTACGCGTTGTGCGAAGCGTCGTGCTGCGACGCGTCGTGACGTTGCGCGGCGGTGGCGGCTGCGTCTGCTTCTGCCTCGTCGGCAGCAGCCTCGTTGTCATTCGCATCGGCGACGGCTTCGGCGGCGGCCTGCGCAGGATCGGCAGGCAGCGCATCGAACAGGCCCGGCGACATCGGCGCTTCGACGTCGGACTCGACGTTGCGCGACATCGCGTCGATCACCGGCGCGGTTTCGGTCTCGCTCGATGCAAACGAGGCGGCGTGCGCGGCCGGCGATTCGACGACGGGTTCGCTCGTGGCGGCGACGGGCTCGTTCGCGACCGGCGCGGCGTCCCACGTGCCGGGTGCGATCGCGGCGGCTTCGTCTTCGCGCTGCGCGGCGGATTCGACGTTGCCTTCCATGCCCGACGGCGTGCGTTCGACGTCGTGGTCGCTCGGCACCGGCGCGAAGTCGGCATCGTGCGCGGCGGCCTGGGCGGGCGCGGCGGCGGCTTCGGCCGGCTGCGTGGGCGAGGGCTCGATGCTGTCGAACGCAGGCATCGCGGCCACCACCGGCGCCACGATCGCGGTCGCGGCGATGGCCGGGGCGATGCGCTCTTGCGAGGCACGCTCCTGCTTCACCGGCGGCGCGGGCGGCAGCGTTTCGTCGTCGAAATCGAACTCGGGCTGCGAGCGATGCTGCGCGGCGACCGTACCGGTTTCGAACTCTTCGGCTTCGGCATCCAGATCGTGCGCGAGCGCGTCGGTGGCGACTTCGCCCTCGGCGCCGCCATGACCGCGACGACGACGACGACCCCCGCGACGTCCACGGCGGCGACGGCCCGTGCCATCACCCTCGGCGCCTTCGGTCGCGGCGTCGGTGCGCGGCGTTGCGGTGGCATCCGCATCGACGGCCTGGGCGGCGTCGATGGCCGGGGTGGCGTCGATGTTCACGGCAGCCTGCGTTGCGGCCGCAGCCACCACCGGCGTGGCAGCGGCCGGTGCCGCTGCGGCCTTGGCTTCCGCCGCCTGCTTCTCGGCCAGCTTCTCGGCCTGGCGTTGCTGCTCGGCCTGGCGCTGCTGTTCCTTGCGGGCCTGCGCTTCGGCGCGCTGCTTTTCCGCCCGCTGCTGCTGTTCGAGGCGCTGCTCTTCCGTCAACTGCGGCTTCGGCTGCTTCTGTTGCTGTTGTTGCTGCTGCTTCTGCTGTTGCTGCGGCTGCTTCTGCTGCTGGCCGTCGTTGCGCGGCTGCTTCTGCTGTTGCGGCTGCTGCTGGCCACGCTCGCGACGTTCATCGCGACGGCCCTGCTGTTGGCCACGACCGCCACGCTGGTCGCGCTGCTGGTCGCGACGCCCTTCGCGTCCACCGCGGCGCTCGTCCTGCGGACGCGCGGCCGGGGCCGGCGCTTCCTGCGCGGGCGCGCCGAACAGGCGCTTGAGCCAACCGGTGAAGCCGCCGCTGGCGGCAACCGGCGCCACGACCGGCGTGACGACCGGTGCCGGCGCGAGCTTGGCTTCCTCGCGCGG comes from Lysobacter sp. KIS68-7 and encodes:
- a CDS encoding DUF2092 domain-containing protein, which codes for MQRIHVVIATGLLCLVAPAFAQDAGPTPPAVDPQAMQALDRMGKALRGLSQFEVTADSTSEVVLEDGRKIELGGTVDYKVRRPNGLFAKLKSDRRDREFYYDGKTLTIYSPSTQFYATLPAPDTIGGLVQKAQDDYGLEMPLADLFWWGTEKAPKTEIKSATYVGPAFLHGEPVAQYVFRQGDVDWQVWLDKQDMPRKLVIVDNTASERPEFTATLDWKPTATFADDTFAFKPSNDAYEILFFPGTLVAQEGTK
- a CDS encoding HAD family hydrolase: MALGDTWREGPAKQAIVAFVERTTTPGSPDFIAPADRIAVFDNDGTLWSEQPLYFQFLFALDRVRALAPQHPEWTHTEPFRFVLEGHPEKALAGGADSLLPIVEATHAGMTTEQFAQIVRDWMATARHPTKHRRYDSMVFAPMLALMQYLRANGYGTWIVSGGGQEFLRAWVEGIYGIPPQQVIGSYAGLKYAPGDTPTILKTSQPELVDDHAGKPVGIQRFLGRRPVMAFGNSDGDFEMLEWTTSGRGPRFAAILHHTDAEREFAYDKGAPAGALERALAEAPARKWVVIDMARDWGTVYPSH
- a CDS encoding response regulator yields the protein MTIRVFVLDDHVMVRTGICMLLGTQPELDVVGQAESGEDALPMLRRLRPDVLLCDVHLPGISGLEVTERVVRGGYGTRVIVVSAQQEGPMPRRAIEAGASAYVGKAHDATELLRAVRDAARGKRYLASGIAQQMALEGIAGNARSPFDALSPREMEVALLLIQGLRQEDIAKRLSLSAKTINTHKARLFEKLGVRDPIALARMASRYGVEDPAFAW